In Wolbachia endosymbiont of Aedes albopictus, one DNA window encodes the following:
- the rpsP gene encoding 30S ribosomal protein S16, giving the protein MAVKIRLARFGAKKRPFYRIVVADSRAPRDGRFIEKIGQYDPMLPKDNKNRVVVKADRLKHWLSVGAQATERVLWFIKKGIVTLETEPKKTEKKKVENEKAQG; this is encoded by the coding sequence ATGGCAGTTAAAATAAGGTTGGCAAGGTTTGGCGCAAAGAAACGCCCTTTTTATAGGATAGTTGTAGCTGATTCACGAGCACCAAGAGATGGGCGTTTTATTGAGAAAATAGGACAATATGATCCAATGTTACCAAAAGACAATAAAAATCGTGTTGTGGTGAAGGCTGATAGATTAAAACATTGGCTAAGCGTAGGCGCGCAAGCAACTGAAAGAGTACTATGGTTCATCAAAAAAGGCATAGTAACTTTAGAAACAGAACCAAAGAAAACAGAAAAGAAGAAAGTAGAGAACGAGAAAGCACAGGGATAA